In Nicotiana tabacum cultivar K326 chromosome 10, ASM71507v2, whole genome shotgun sequence, the DNA window agtaataaattaaacatattcaatgaatttcttaaaataaatataaagtttGAATCAAAATTATTAGGTTCAGCCGAACCCGGAACCTACACACTAGCTCCGCCTCACATGTCAATGAAGAAAAGTAATTACGAACCAAGGCGACGAATTGAGCATTTAATTTTATTTCTGTAGTACAAACGTGGTATAATAACGAATATCAATTGCATGCAAAATCTTAAAATACACAAAAAACCTGAATAATCTGGTGAAAGTTgtaaatttttaagaatttaaaattaaaagctCTCATATGCCATTCAGCAAAGGTTCTTACCGCCGTTCTCTCAAAAAATATTGTAAAATTAATGtatcaaaatctttttgaaggtTGAGGTATAAAAGAATTACTAAAAGAAAGGTTCTGTCCAGAAATTATCGGTCCAACATTGGTCAAAGGGTTCTGTCCGAAAATTGTCAATGGGTTTTGTCCAACTAAGTGGTTCCACTGAAGTGAAAATCGAAAGTTGTTCCATTGACCTGTTGTAATCTTCTTCAATCCAGTCCATTCCATTTAAAAGGGAACAATTCGAATATAAATCAGTTGGTGAAACCTCTACAGAAGTGTCAACGGCATTTACACTAGCAGATGGCACCTCTTTCACGTCACAGCCAGTTTCCTGTCCTGAAACTTTATAAGAAGATTGCTCATTTTGACATTCTACGGATTGTGACAATTCAGTAAATTGCTCTGTTGACGTTGATGAATTGGCATTTGTATTTGCGTGTTTCTTAAGATGAGCATGCCACTGGTTTTTTATATCGTTGTCTGAAAGAAACGAACTGTAAATTTCTGCTTTGTATATTTGATGAATGGAAAAATGTATGTTATCAAGTGTACAATCCCAAACTTATATACAGAAGAAATGTTTTAGGGCAACATCCTATATTGCCAAGTGGCAATGTCCTATTTGCTAGAATAAAGTTGCACATAAAAGAAATACAAAGATGGAGCAAATAATTAAATACAAAGGGTATGGGAAAAATACCTAAAATATAGTGTAGCATGTGTTGTACACTATTTTCTGGACATGGCAGACCCATAAGTGGGCCGGGTGACCAGGCCTAATTGTATAGACCACAATTAGGCCCAAATTATCAAACCCAATTAGGCCCAAATAATCAAACCCGTCCAAATACCAAACACACTCCTCACAGTCTCAAATCAAATTGTCTGCCTCAAACCCTTCTGGCTCAAACCCTTCGACTCCAACATTGTCCGATCTTCCTGGTAATTGTTCTGCAATGACTGACCATCTGTGCATGATTTGATACGTTAGGAATATCGATCCTTCAAAAAGTAATACTACAACTTAGTTTAGTTAATAATGTCGTGTACTATATATATTGGTGTAGAATTACCTGTTTCCGAGTTCATTGTGTAATTTAATAATTAGTTCCTCTTCTTCATGGCTATAATTCCCTTTTTTCAAACCAGGTCTCAAGTAATTCATCCATCTCAGTCTGCAGCTCTTTCCACATCTCATTTGACCtgaaaaatatccaaaataaaataagaaccTTCTCTTCCTATAAAAGATACTtaagaaataagaaataaaaacaatCAAAAAAGTTTGGGGCTCCATATTCTAACCAGCATATTTAGGCAATTGCAACCAATTCGAATGGCCATGTTTTTCAACAAAAGCTCTTAGTTTGTTGTCTTCTTCTTCACTCCATGCACCTTTCTTCATTCCATTTTTGTCAATAGATGGAGTTCTCACCATTTTCTTTGCAATTATAAGTACCATTCGATatctctctctttgttttttcaaTTTGATTTCTTTACCTTAACTGTATCTGACTAACTTGCAGTCTTAAATTTCCGCTCTTATATGTGATTAGAGTGGACAACTGAAGACGTGTTTCTGATTAATTTATCCCTCAACTAAACCAAACAAAAAATTGTTTTGTTTTTAGAATAAACAAAtagaaaccccccccccccccccccccaaaaaaaacccCCCACTCCCAATTATATTGAATGTTGATAATTAATGTTTAAATTTCTTTACTCTACTGATAGGCAGCCATCAACTGAAGATCCAGTGAAGACGTGTAAATCGATTTCTTCATTGCCTCTGTTATTTACCTGAATAATATCTTTGCTTTTTATATACCCGTGAAATTAACCTTTGACATTTTTACTTGGTACATTTGTGACCTTTTGAAAAAGGTCCACGATAACTTGTCTATTTGTCGTTATTTTGGTCTATTGAATTGGTAAATTGAAAAGGACAACCGAAAGAAAAGTAGTCGTTTCCGTATTTACGATTAATTTAATACTCTTTTGGTCccatttttttaatatttctcTAAAACAATATAGTAACAATTTTCACTTTTGAAATATTCTTTAATCTTAGCATTTCCATTTTACCTTAATGACATGGCTTGTTGAGACAACTTAATATAAACCCATTCTTtttataagaaaagaaaaaaatgaaaaagacaaaGCTCTTATTACCatcatattaaaaataattttggtaCTTACTATATACTTTATttacattaaaaaaaaatctgaaacgTTTTGTGATTAGTCAACCACTTTCAAATAAGCGTAATGGAAGAGATGAAGTATAAGATAAGGAGCACACTAATAACCTgcttggccaagcttctttttggccaaaagtgcttcttttttgtcaaaagcacttttggccaaaaattgaggtatttggccaagcttttggaaggaaaaaaagtgattttgaggagaagcagaagcagttttggagaagcagaaaaaaatagtttctctccaaaagcacttttttgagaaaaatatacttatagcctgtttgaccaagcttttttttggccaaaagtgtttttttttttttcaaaagcacttttggcaaaaatttgaggtgtttggccaagcttttggaaagaaaaaaagtgtttttgaggagaagcagaagcagtttttgagaagcagtgagaagcacttttgagaaaaatacacttagaagcagttttttaaagcttggccaaacactaattgctactcagaagtgtttttcaaattaattagtcaaacacaaactgcttctcaccaaaagtacttttgaaaaaatcacttttgaaaaaaagcacttctcaaaataagccgattttgcagcttggccaaacgagCTATTAGAagtagttttttaaagcttggccaaacactaattgctgctcaaaagtgtttttcaagctAATTAGCCAAACagaaactgcttctcaccaaaagtacttttgagaaaagcatttttgaaataaaacacttctcaaaataagttgatttttgcagcttggacAAACGGGTTATAAACAAACGGAAATTAAAAATCTTAAGATAGGTCAATAATTGATCAATGATATAAATCTAAGGAATAAACTTCTTGTAGCAACCGGACTGATAAGTTAGATAGTCCTTAATTAGGACTTCACATGCATGTTGCCTGCCCTTTCTTCTATTCAGTGTTCACATTTCAATCGAATATACCAACCCGCACAACACCCCAGTAACTGACACTTAAACAAGAACCTATTTTGGCTATATTAGCTGTTGTGTGACCAAGTCTCTTttgctctttccttttctttctatGAAATAGTAGAATTTGTAACCTGTCAAtattttagattaaattatatatTACTCTAAATACCCCTGTAATATAACTTAACTAATTACATATACTTCTTCGGAATCTTAAAGTTATATGCTTACTGTTTACCAGAAAAAGggtatatttgagtttgtaatgcGATTTATAAACACGTAGATTAAATTAATCcgtcaaaataaaataataaagaataaagcgATCAAAATAAGAACAATTAAAGAAAAAACAAGCCCCGGCTTTAGAATGCTCCCATCGGGATCAAGAATAAATGGAGACTCTCGACAACACTTGTATAAAGCTTGAGAGAGAGAATACTACTCTTTTCTATATATTAGTATTTCTTGATGTCTTATAATAGAATGTAAGTCTATCTATACTGGGGTTATGGGGTGTATGATCTATCAATTGATTATTAATATTAATGCTACAATAAAAAGGTAGTAATTCATTAAGAGATAATAAAGCCTAATAAAGATGAGAAGAATTTTGGGGACTTCTCTAATGTTTCTGCAACGGTCATATCTTGACTTAATGCTTCTTATGTGGCCACAAATTTATATTCGGTGTCAATATCTTATCCGAGCCAGAGCTTTATATTCAGTGTGAACATAATTGAATCACTACTGATTGACACCCTTTATTTTCTGATTCAGCGATCTTTTGTGTATACACTTACACctcttatataatgaaaatccTACACAaatataatactccctccgtttcatattgaatgaggtattttcctttttattctgtttcaaaataaataacacatttcttaatttggaaacaattcaactttaaactcttttatTTTTACACATTTACCcctaatgagaaacttttatagccacacaaatgtcatggccccacaaactttttaccccttaagcttttaagaccacaagttcctaaagtcttttttcttcttcttaaactccgtgtcaaATCAAActacctcatttaatatgaaacggagggagtagtaaatTAGTGGTATTCCTTTATGTTAAAATTAAACTCCTAAACCCATTATATATTTAATATGAATATTTTTACGCAAACAAATATTCATCTAAGTAAATCTTATCCAAGGAAATATTAGTCTAACTAAATAAACTTAAGATAATTTGAGCGGAGCAATAACAAAGCAAACTAAAATAACTGAAATATTGGAGCATCCACAAGATGccaaaataataagaataattaaGATAAATAATCGCTCACATTACCGCTTAAATTAAAGCAGAGTCTTTAATTTGGGCTTCATATATCCTAATCGGGATATTATTACTTTTAGCCgccgccagaaactatttacattcggtaaccgaaaaaatatatcaaaatttgtataatttttatatataacatacataatatatatatatatatatatatatatatatatatatatatatttggctattatttttacaacggCTATACAGTGTTATTTTTTCTATCCTAATCTCAATGCTAAGTTTTAAAGACTTCGGATGCAAAAAAGTAAGGGTGGTTTGGTAATTGCAAACCAAGATATCCTGGAATTTCAAATC includes these proteins:
- the LOC107776845 gene encoding uncharacterized protein LOC107776845, which translates into the protein MVLIIAKKMVRTPSIDKNGMKKGAWSEEEDNKLRAFVEKHGHSNWLQLPKYAGQMRCGKSCRLRWMNYLRPGLKKGNYSHEEEELIIKLHNELGNRWSVIAEQLPGRSDNVGVEGFEPEGFEADNLIFWDCTLDNIHFSIHQIYKAEIYSSFLSDNDIKNQWHAHLKKHANTNANSSTSTEQFTELSQSVECQNEQSSYKVSGQETGCDVKEVPSASVNAVDTSVEVSPTDLYSNCSLLNGMDWIEEDYNRSMEQLSIFTSVEPLSWTKPIDNFRTEPFDQCWTDNFWTEPFF